In Bacteroidota bacterium, a single genomic region encodes these proteins:
- a CDS encoding DUF5703 domain-containing protein — protein sequence MTEKFTVIALFLLLCAEVFGQTISDPSKYNVVWATPSDDSFGSMPLGNGDVGLNVWVEKNGDLLFYISKVDAFDAGHLLPKLGRIRIKTEPALSVEKFKQTLSLMDASILVEARDVSFRIWVDANHPVIRVEGKSKTPRIVNISMESLRPLIDANESLPQTGTVGVNFNDQQNRLAWGYRNQSSRWAENFKSQNTAEMVAKTKDPILHRTSGCLLQAKGFIRENATTLKSANKSTSFDCSITVNSIQPESVQAWLAEISKPVRSDWKAHCAYWKSFWNRSYIHILSGGQGKFNLDQCRFTQFPQGSKAYQGHKEIDAKQNIDQINQRYALERFCQAAASRGAVPPPYNGSIFTMDMPAGVLGFNKPKENPVSPDGRDWAVLSFMWQNTRHPYWSMAARGDYDAIKPGMQFVRDGLDICRDHCKKIFGHEGAFIMEASWWYNVGVFNWDGMPAHLRYHQLATIELPAIMCEYYEHTRDRQFLDEVLLPCADEFLKFYEVHFPKRNASGIMQMEGVGCAETYQGVTNPCTEIGCMKYLLTKLLSFDIDDARKEHWSKLLKAMPCVPLRTIRGMDLLAVGEKYNPGRTNCESPELYSVYPFRQVWLGKPELLANARQSFHVRTISLDGTADDQGTETGGWQSSPVQAAYLGLPREAARLASINFNDQFIHWNDNIDMNAPYPNRPRARFPAFWECKMDGTPDNDHGANSINTLQSMLLQSDGKKIFLLPAWPENWDVSFKLCAANNTTIECEYRDGKVQSLKVFPESRRNDIVDMSTEKQRIRNLVSVALSDRNYLFGLPPMLDAQVIPGKTTAPWIAKYGYTLEGCKAGPWMNSVFSENIVYVHVLDWPKEGVRLSFIPGKLISSKSITGNIQVKKDENGWLLTGTPDPLNTIVKLQFDASVEEIAYALPSKGSFTLGHERKLTTDSEGRTIAEVNLGGEKTIRRFEFTIDNPGYLRGQGKAFELQAKQADGTWKTAYKGSVYGTICGKQFDPVSTKAIRLVIQTSEIKQLDVF from the coding sequence GCTACCTAAACTGGGGCGGATAAGGATAAAAACAGAACCTGCGCTTTCTGTTGAAAAGTTCAAACAGACTTTAAGTTTGATGGATGCCTCCATTTTAGTGGAGGCTCGTGATGTGAGTTTCCGCATTTGGGTGGATGCCAATCATCCGGTCATTCGGGTAGAAGGAAAAAGTAAGACTCCGCGGATAGTCAACATTTCGATGGAATCGCTTCGTCCGCTCATTGATGCCAACGAATCCTTGCCACAAACCGGTACGGTTGGGGTGAATTTCAATGATCAGCAAAACCGCCTGGCCTGGGGCTACCGCAACCAATCTTCGCGTTGGGCCGAAAACTTTAAAAGTCAGAATACTGCGGAAATGGTGGCCAAAACCAAAGATCCGATTTTGCATCGCACGTCAGGTTGTTTGCTTCAGGCCAAAGGCTTTATTCGCGAAAATGCAACCACGCTAAAGTCGGCAAATAAATCGACTTCATTTGATTGTTCCATTACGGTAAATTCCATTCAGCCCGAAAGCGTGCAAGCTTGGCTGGCTGAAATTTCAAAACCAGTCCGGTCGGATTGGAAAGCGCATTGTGCCTACTGGAAATCGTTCTGGAACCGGAGTTACATCCATATTTTGTCGGGAGGTCAAGGAAAATTCAACCTCGATCAGTGCCGGTTTACGCAATTTCCGCAGGGATCAAAAGCCTACCAAGGGCACAAGGAAATTGATGCCAAACAGAATATAGATCAAATTAACCAGCGTTATGCGTTGGAGCGCTTTTGCCAGGCTGCTGCCAGCCGGGGCGCAGTGCCTCCACCTTATAACGGCTCAATCTTTACGATGGACATGCCTGCCGGAGTTTTAGGTTTCAATAAGCCAAAGGAAAATCCGGTTTCGCCCGATGGGCGTGATTGGGCGGTGCTTTCGTTTATGTGGCAAAACACACGCCATCCGTATTGGTCGATGGCCGCCCGTGGTGATTACGATGCAATTAAACCGGGAATGCAGTTTGTTCGCGATGGCCTGGATATTTGCCGTGATCATTGCAAGAAAATTTTTGGCCACGAGGGCGCTTTTATTATGGAGGCGAGTTGGTGGTACAACGTAGGAGTATTCAACTGGGATGGTATGCCTGCACATTTGCGCTACCATCAACTGGCTACTATCGAGTTGCCAGCGATCATGTGCGAGTATTACGAGCATACCCGCGACCGGCAATTTCTCGACGAGGTGTTGTTGCCTTGTGCCGACGAATTCCTGAAGTTTTACGAAGTTCATTTCCCGAAACGCAATGCCAGCGGAATCATGCAAATGGAAGGCGTTGGCTGCGCCGAAACCTACCAGGGAGTGACCAACCCCTGCACCGAAATAGGTTGCATGAAATATTTGCTGACAAAATTACTGTCGTTCGATATTGATGATGCCCGGAAAGAACACTGGAGCAAATTGCTGAAAGCTATGCCTTGCGTGCCTTTGCGCACCATTCGTGGAATGGATTTGCTGGCTGTGGGCGAAAAATACAATCCGGGACGCACCAACTGCGAATCGCCCGAACTCTATTCTGTTTATCCGTTCCGCCAGGTTTGGCTGGGCAAACCGGAATTATTGGCGAATGCACGCCAGTCTTTTCATGTTCGAACAATCAGTCTCGACGGCACAGCTGACGATCAGGGTACCGAAACCGGTGGATGGCAATCATCGCCGGTTCAGGCGGCTTATCTGGGTTTACCGCGCGAAGCTGCCCGTTTGGCCAGCATCAATTTTAACGATCAGTTTATTCACTGGAATGATAATATTGACATGAATGCACCCTATCCAAATCGCCCAAGAGCCCGATTCCCTGCGTTCTGGGAGTGCAAAATGGATGGCACACCCGATAATGATCATGGCGCCAATTCAATAAATACACTGCAAAGTATGTTGTTGCAAAGCGACGGCAAAAAAATCTTCCTGCTTCCGGCATGGCCTGAAAACTGGGATGTTTCATTCAAACTTTGTGCGGCAAACAATACCACAATTGAATGTGAATACCGCGATGGCAAAGTGCAGTCGTTAAAAGTCTTTCCTGAATCAAGAAGAAATGATATCGTGGATATGAGCACCGAAAAGCAAAGGATCCGTAACTTGGTTTCTGTGGCCCTTTCAGACCGAAACTATCTGTTTGGACTTCCTCCCATGTTGGATGCACAGGTTATTCCGGGAAAAACAACAGCTCCCTGGATTGCCAAATATGGATACACATTAGAAGGTTGCAAGGCCGGTCCGTGGATGAACAGTGTTTTCAGTGAAAATATCGTTTATGTGCATGTATTGGACTGGCCCAAAGAAGGTGTGCGGCTTTCGTTCATTCCGGGGAAGCTGATTTCCTCGAAGTCCATCACCGGAAATATTCAGGTGAAAAAGGACGAAAATGGCTGGTTGCTTACCGGCACTCCTGATCCGCTGAATACCATCGTGAAACTCCAATTCGACGCTTCGGTTGAAGAAATTGCATACGCATTGCCTTCAAAAGGCTCATTTACTTTGGGGCATGAACGAAAATTGACAACCGATTCTGAAGGACGAACGATTGCCGAGGTGAATCTGGGTGGAGAGAAAACCATCCGTCGTTTTGAATTTACCATCGACAATCCGGGTTATTTGCGCGGACAAGGAAAAGCCTTCGAACTTCAGGCCAAACAGGCTGACGGAACATGGAAAACTGCATATAAAGGCAGTGTTTACGGAACGATCTGCGGCAAACAGTTTGATCCGGTTTCCACAAAAGCTATTCGTTTGGTTATTCAGACCTCAGAAATTAAACAGTTGGATGTATTCTAA
- a CDS encoding alpha-L-fucosidase, producing the protein MKKLFLVCLAFAIISMSMAQNGDGSAASKQNDPKMQWWKEAKFGMFIHWGIYSVPAGKWGDKTTYGEWIMHQAKIPRAEYSALAKQFNPTGFNADEWVKLAKDAGQKYIIITSKHHDGFAMFGSKADPYNIVDATPFKRDILKELAEACRKQGMKLGFYYSQAQDWYHPGGAVSGNVEWDQTHVADMNKYIDEIAVPQVKEILSNYGDVAVLWWDTPTNMTKEMTEKLAAITKSYPNLITNNRLGAGMGGDLETPEQFVPATGFPGRNWEVCMTMNGHWGYNAYDERWKSTTDLLQKLIDIVSKGGNFLLNVGPNQYGIIPEVCQQNLREMGDWLKVNGEAIYGTQASPFPYLSWGRATLKGQKLYLHVFDWPKNGKLTVPFSNKITKAYLLADAKTGLKIKAGKENSTIQLPSYAPDKIASVVAVEFDGKPTVQPVPSQGAKVTATTTSEDCKASYATDGDPKNKWQAAKGEKTATLEIDLGKPATIQCLSLVEPWHPWSGIRQKHELSYQQGGEWKAIFNTETDGTGLTKNFAPVTAQKFKLVILNEKEAPAVNELILFRAE; encoded by the coding sequence ATGAAAAAACTATTTCTTGTTTGTCTTGCATTTGCAATAATTTCCATGTCTATGGCGCAGAATGGTGATGGTTCTGCTGCTTCAAAACAAAACGATCCCAAAATGCAGTGGTGGAAAGAGGCCAAATTCGGCATGTTTATACACTGGGGAATTTATTCGGTTCCTGCAGGAAAATGGGGCGACAAAACCACTTACGGCGAATGGATTATGCACCAGGCTAAAATTCCCAGAGCCGAATATTCAGCCCTGGCCAAACAGTTCAATCCCACTGGTTTTAATGCCGACGAATGGGTGAAACTGGCCAAAGATGCAGGTCAAAAGTATATTATAATAACCTCAAAACACCATGATGGGTTTGCCATGTTTGGTTCAAAGGCCGATCCGTACAACATTGTGGATGCAACACCCTTTAAGCGTGATATTCTAAAGGAACTTGCCGAAGCCTGCCGCAAGCAGGGAATGAAATTAGGATTTTATTATTCGCAGGCGCAGGATTGGTATCATCCTGGTGGAGCGGTTTCTGGTAATGTCGAATGGGATCAGACCCATGTGGCTGACATGAATAAGTATATCGACGAGATTGCCGTTCCGCAGGTAAAGGAGATACTTTCGAATTACGGAGATGTGGCTGTTTTGTGGTGGGACACGCCTACCAACATGACCAAAGAAATGACTGAGAAGCTTGCAGCAATTACCAAATCATATCCCAACCTGATTACCAACAACCGTTTAGGAGCTGGTATGGGCGGCGACCTCGAAACTCCCGAGCAGTTTGTTCCGGCTACAGGTTTTCCCGGCCGCAACTGGGAGGTTTGTATGACCATGAATGGACATTGGGGCTACAATGCCTATGACGAACGATGGAAAAGTACCACCGACCTGTTACAAAAGTTGATTGATATTGTGAGCAAAGGCGGTAATTTCCTGTTGAATGTAGGGCCGAATCAATATGGAATCATTCCTGAAGTGTGCCAGCAAAACCTGCGAGAAATGGGCGATTGGTTAAAAGTAAATGGCGAAGCTATTTATGGAACCCAGGCCAGTCCTTTCCCATATTTATCATGGGGACGTGCTACATTGAAAGGACAGAAATTGTATTTGCACGTGTTTGATTGGCCAAAAAATGGCAAATTGACAGTCCCATTTTCGAATAAAATTACTAAAGCTTATCTACTCGCCGATGCCAAAACGGGCCTGAAAATCAAAGCTGGAAAAGAAAACTCAACAATTCAACTTCCTTCGTATGCTCCCGACAAAATTGCATCTGTTGTCGCCGTTGAATTCGATGGAAAGCCAACCGTTCAACCTGTTCCGTCTCAGGGCGCAAAAGTGACAGCAACTACTACAAGTGAGGATTGCAAGGCCAGTTATGCAACCGATGGCGACCCGAAAAACAAATGGCAAGCAGCCAAAGGCGAAAAAACAGCCACGCTAGAAATTGATTTGGGTAAACCTGCAACTATTCAGTGCTTATCACTCGTGGAACCCTGGCACCCCTGGAGTGGAATCCGCCAGAAACACGAATTATCTTACCAGCAGGGAGGTGAATGGAAAGCTATTTTCAATACTGAAACCGATGGAACCGGCCTGACTAAAAACTTTGCTCCGGTAACAGCTCAAAAGTTTAAACTGGTTATTCTGAACGAAAAAGAAGCTCCTGCGGTGAATGAGTTGATCTTATTCAGGGCTGAATAA
- a CDS encoding glycoside hydrolase family 127 protein: MERNRLIIFFLIVLLFYNLPQSIASDSKVSGNHIFKVILAEAHILPFSLSEVRLNSSWIKQREALNTAYLHQLDPERLLHNFRVNAGLPSYAKPLDGWESPGCGLRGHFVGHYLSACATQIAKDGDALLNKRISYMIDELAVCQQKQGGKYLSAFPESEFDTLEKKYGGVWAPYYTFHKIMQGLLDVYTLTGNKKAYQILLNMADYVEARMAKLPEAEIEKILYSAEANPTNEAGGMNEVLHNLYAVSKDPQHLKLAEVFDRKWFYQPLMDGKDILSGLHSNTHIVLVNGYARRFENTGESDFQKAAANFWDMLVNHHAYANGSSSGPRPVATTPTSRVAEHWGYADHLSATLTGEIAESCVTHNTQKLTANLFEWTGDPKYADAYMNTFYNAVLPIQNSENGSVVYYLPLGSPRTKNFLKENDFKCCNGSGIEAFAHLNSNIYFHNQNSLWINLFIPSELNWKEKGIKIEQNTNFPEEQKTRLVISAEKPTSFAMKLFIPSWANAQTRIFVNGQPLRTKIKPLSFVTIDRTWKTGDKVELLFDFQFYLKSMPDNKNMVALLYGPILLAFETEKEIILKGNHETILQNMTKNEGEFSFSLQNNKQVFKLKPFYGVTNQSYGVYANIRNEY; the protein is encoded by the coding sequence ATGGAACGTAACAGACTGATTATTTTCTTTCTAATCGTACTTTTATTTTATAATTTACCTCAAAGCATTGCCAGTGATTCTAAAGTTTCCGGGAATCATATCTTCAAAGTTATTTTGGCAGAGGCACATATTTTACCTTTTTCTCTGTCTGAGGTCAGGTTAAATTCATCGTGGATAAAACAGCGTGAGGCTTTAAACACAGCATACCTTCATCAACTTGATCCGGAACGTTTGCTTCATAATTTCAGGGTGAACGCAGGATTGCCATCTTACGCCAAACCATTGGACGGGTGGGAGAGTCCGGGCTGTGGTCTGCGTGGCCATTTTGTCGGACATTACCTGTCAGCCTGTGCCACACAGATTGCGAAGGATGGGGACGCATTATTGAACAAGCGCATTAGTTATATGATAGATGAACTGGCTGTTTGTCAGCAAAAGCAGGGTGGAAAGTATTTAAGCGCTTTTCCTGAATCGGAGTTTGATACGCTGGAGAAAAAATATGGTGGTGTTTGGGCACCTTACTATACATTCCACAAAATAATGCAGGGTTTGTTAGATGTTTATACCTTGACAGGAAACAAAAAAGCATATCAGATTTTATTGAATATGGCTGATTATGTCGAAGCCCGTATGGCAAAACTTCCGGAGGCCGAAATTGAGAAAATACTTTATTCAGCCGAAGCCAATCCGACCAACGAAGCTGGTGGAATGAACGAAGTTTTACACAATTTGTATGCGGTTTCGAAAGATCCGCAGCACCTTAAATTGGCAGAAGTTTTTGACCGGAAATGGTTCTATCAGCCACTAATGGATGGGAAAGACATTCTTTCGGGTTTGCATTCGAATACGCACATTGTTTTGGTGAACGGTTATGCGCGCCGTTTTGAGAATACCGGCGAATCTGACTTTCAAAAAGCTGCAGCCAATTTCTGGGATATGCTGGTGAATCATCATGCTTATGCAAATGGTTCGAGCAGCGGTCCGCGACCTGTTGCCACCACTCCAACATCGCGCGTGGCCGAGCATTGGGGATATGCCGATCATTTAAGTGCCACTCTTACAGGCGAAATTGCCGAGTCGTGCGTAACGCACAACACCCAAAAATTAACCGCAAACCTTTTTGAATGGACTGGCGACCCGAAATATGCTGATGCTTATATGAATACCTTTTACAATGCCGTGTTGCCGATACAAAACAGTGAAAATGGATCAGTGGTTTATTATCTCCCGTTGGGTTCTCCACGCACAAAAAACTTCCTGAAGGAGAATGACTTTAAATGCTGCAATGGCTCCGGAATTGAAGCTTTCGCCCACTTAAATTCGAATATTTATTTTCACAATCAGAATAGCTTGTGGATCAATCTGTTTATTCCTTCAGAATTAAACTGGAAAGAAAAAGGGATTAAGATCGAACAAAACACAAATTTTCCCGAGGAACAGAAAACCCGGCTCGTGATTTCAGCCGAAAAACCAACATCATTTGCAATGAAGCTATTCATCCCATCGTGGGCGAACGCGCAAACCAGAATTTTCGTAAATGGACAGCCGCTAAGAACTAAAATCAAACCGCTTTCTTTTGTGACCATCGACCGGACCTGGAAGACAGGCGACAAGGTTGAACTTCTGTTTGATTTCCAATTTTACCTGAAATCCATGCCTGACAATAAAAATATGGTGGCGCTGCTTTATGGTCCAATTTTGCTGGCTTTTGAAACCGAAAAAGAAATTATCCTAAAAGGAAATCACGAAACTATTCTTCAAAATATGACTAAAAATGAGGGTGAGTTTTCATTCAGTTTGCAAAATAACAAGCAGGTATTTAAGCTTAAACCATTTTACGGGGTGACAAACCAGTCGTATGGAGTTTACGCCAACATCAGAAACGAATATTAA